The Microbacter sp. GSS18 genome has a segment encoding these proteins:
- a CDS encoding DUF3039 domain-containing protein, which translates to MSTPLDSPDQGGLATLDRELEELIREENIEPGDHERFSHYVKKDKILESAITGKPVRALCGKKWTPGRDPEKFPVCPTCKEIYQSLQQ; encoded by the coding sequence ATGAGCACTCCCCTCGACAGCCCCGATCAGGGCGGCCTCGCCACCCTCGACCGCGAACTCGAAGAGCTCATCCGCGAGGAGAACATCGAGCCGGGCGACCACGAGCGCTTCTCGCACTACGTCAAGAAGGACAAGATCCTCGAGTCCGCGATCACCGGCAAGCCGGTGCGGGCGCTGTGCGGCAAGAAGTGGACTCCGGGGCGGGACCCCGAGAAGTTCCCGGTGTGCCCCACCTGCAAGGAGATCTACCAGTCCCTGCAGCAGTGA
- a CDS encoding VOC family protein, with protein MELGAFSISLAVRDLEASREFYEKLGFTAFAGDAAQNWLMMRAGDAVVGLFQGMFEGNILTFNPGWDARGRDLPGSFDDVRAIQARLLSQGLEPIEPIDESATGPGHITLIDPDGNSILIDQHR; from the coding sequence ATGGAACTCGGAGCGTTCTCGATCAGCCTCGCGGTGCGGGACCTGGAGGCGTCCCGGGAGTTCTACGAGAAGCTCGGCTTCACCGCCTTCGCAGGCGATGCCGCCCAGAATTGGCTCATGATGCGCGCCGGCGACGCGGTCGTCGGGCTGTTCCAGGGCATGTTCGAGGGGAACATCCTCACTTTCAACCCCGGGTGGGATGCACGCGGACGGGATCTGCCGGGTTCCTTCGACGATGTGCGCGCGATTCAGGCGCGCCTGCTGTCGCAGGGCCTCGAGCCGATCGAGCCGATCGACGAGAGCGCGACCGGCCCGGGCCACATCACGCTGATCGATCCCGACGGCAACAGCATCCTCATCGATCAGCATCGCTGA
- a CDS encoding DUF4287 domain-containing protein translates to MSFQAYLDTIEDKTGLTPRQFVGLARERGFDESTKATPIVQWLAADYGLGRGHAMALVHVITKGPQISAKHVGSGGAHGDASDVLWLDGKATNPARTG, encoded by the coding sequence ATGTCGTTCCAGGCATATCTCGACACCATTGAGGACAAGACCGGCCTGACGCCGCGTCAGTTCGTCGGGCTCGCCCGCGAACGCGGCTTCGACGAATCCACGAAGGCGACGCCCATCGTGCAGTGGCTCGCGGCCGACTACGGTCTGGGTCGCGGGCACGCCATGGCGCTCGTGCACGTGATCACGAAGGGCCCGCAGATCAGTGCGAAGCATGTCGGCAGCGGCGGCGCGCACGGCGACGCGTCCGATGTGCTGTGGCTCGACGGCAAGGCGACGAATCCCGCGCGCACGGGCTGA
- the murI gene encoding glutamate racemase, whose amino-acid sequence MTLRQPHDDHVRQAAGGADAPIGIFDSGVGGLTVARAVSAMLPRESILYVGDTARSPYGPKPIADVRRYAIEVLDGLVAEGVKMLVIACNTASAAVLRDARERYDVPVVEVIAPAVRTAMSTTRSGRVGVIGTSGTIGSGAYQDMLGVNERLTVFAEACPRFVEFVERGVTGTPEVLAVAEEYLAPLRHAGVDTLVLGCTHYPFLEGAISYVMGPDVSLVSSDTETAKDVYRQLVSRDLLAGPDAVPTHVYEATGASADEFLDLAHRLMGREVSSVRLVQTGAIELPHP is encoded by the coding sequence GTGACCCTTCGGCAGCCCCATGACGACCACGTGCGTCAGGCTGCGGGCGGTGCCGACGCGCCGATCGGCATCTTCGACTCGGGCGTGGGCGGCCTCACGGTGGCCCGTGCCGTCTCGGCCATGCTGCCGCGCGAGTCCATCCTCTACGTCGGCGACACGGCACGATCGCCCTACGGCCCGAAGCCGATCGCCGACGTGCGCCGCTACGCGATCGAGGTGCTCGACGGCCTCGTCGCCGAGGGCGTGAAGATGCTCGTCATCGCGTGCAACACGGCATCCGCCGCTGTGCTGCGCGACGCGCGCGAGCGGTACGACGTCCCTGTGGTCGAGGTCATCGCGCCGGCCGTGCGCACCGCGATGTCGACGACGCGCAGCGGCCGGGTCGGCGTCATCGGCACGAGCGGGACGATCGGCTCGGGCGCCTACCAGGACATGCTCGGCGTGAACGAGCGCCTGACGGTGTTCGCCGAGGCGTGCCCGCGGTTCGTCGAGTTCGTCGAGCGCGGGGTCACCGGCACGCCGGAGGTGCTGGCGGTCGCCGAGGAGTACCTGGCGCCGCTGCGGCACGCCGGGGTCGACACGCTCGTGCTCGGCTGCACGCACTACCCCTTCCTCGAGGGCGCCATCAGCTACGTCATGGGCCCTGACGTCAGCCTCGTCTCGAGCGACACCGAGACGGCGAAGGACGTCTACCGTCAGCTCGTCTCGCGCGACCTGCTGGCGGGCCCCGATGCCGTGCCCACCCACGTCTACGAGGCCACGGGCGCCTCGGCCGACGAGTTCCTCGACCTCGCGCACCGGCTCATGGGCCGGGAGGTCTCCTCGGTCCGTCTGGTGCAGACCGGCGCGATCGAGCTGCCCCACCCCTGA
- a CDS encoding cation diffusion facilitator family transporter encodes MHDHAPAGIRGADNRLLLGMSLAITTVVMVVQVVGAVLSGSLALLADAAHMFTDAAALVIALIASMVAARPANERNTFGYQRAEVLGAVVNAIILIALSVWVAIEGVQRLIDPGDAEVAGGLMLGVAIVGLVANAVAMWLLGAAQRRSINVRGAYLEVLGDLIGSAMVIIAAIIISLTGWIQADALASLAIAAMIIPRAIALLREVVSVLGESAPAGTHVTEIRRHILDSPGVVDVHDIHVWQLTRGAPVFTAHVVISDEAFRDGRAAGILAKLQGCLSEHFDVEHSTFQLEPADHVEHEPHS; translated from the coding sequence ATGCACGACCACGCCCCCGCCGGCATCCGCGGCGCCGACAACCGGCTTCTGCTGGGGATGTCGCTCGCGATCACCACCGTCGTGATGGTCGTGCAGGTCGTCGGCGCGGTCCTGTCGGGGTCGCTCGCGCTGCTCGCCGACGCGGCGCACATGTTCACGGATGCCGCGGCCCTCGTGATCGCGCTGATCGCGAGCATGGTCGCCGCGCGCCCGGCGAACGAGCGGAACACCTTCGGCTATCAGCGAGCCGAGGTGCTCGGCGCCGTGGTCAACGCGATCATCCTCATCGCCCTGTCGGTCTGGGTGGCGATCGAGGGCGTGCAGCGGCTCATCGACCCCGGCGACGCCGAGGTGGCCGGCGGTCTGATGCTGGGCGTGGCGATCGTGGGCCTGGTGGCCAATGCCGTCGCGATGTGGTTGCTCGGCGCCGCGCAGCGGCGCAGCATCAACGTGCGCGGCGCCTACCTCGAGGTGCTCGGCGACCTCATCGGATCGGCCATGGTCATCATCGCGGCGATCATCATCTCGCTCACCGGCTGGATCCAGGCGGACGCGCTGGCCTCTCTGGCGATCGCGGCGATGATCATCCCGCGCGCGATAGCGCTCCTGCGAGAGGTCGTGTCGGTGCTCGGCGAGTCCGCACCCGCGGGCACGCATGTCACGGAGATCCGACGGCACATCCTCGACAGCCCGGGCGTCGTCGACGTCCACGACATCCATGTGTGGCAGCTCACTCGCGGCGCGCCGGTCTTCACGGCGCACGTCGTGATCTCGGACGAGGCGTTCCGCGACGGGCGCGCTGCCGGGATCCTCGCGAAGCTGCAAGGATGCCTGTCGGAGCACTTCGATGTCGAGCACTCGACCTTCCAGCTCGAGCCCGCAGACCACGTCGAGCACGAACCCCACTCCTGA
- a CDS encoding ATP-dependent DNA ligase, whose product MTQDSRPPAAPGPQTVRIDGRRLRLTNLDKVLYPQTGTTKGEVIDYVTRAASAMIPHLIGRPVTRKRWPDGVEAPSFFAKDLEAGAPSWVRRMPIPHSTGTKEYPLVGDAPTLVYLAQVASLELHVPQWRFTADGTPGRPDRLVLDLDPGPGTGLAECAEVARWAREILQGMGLEPLPVTSGSKGIHLYAALPGSQTADEVSLVARELARAIEADHPDLTVSQMARSERPGKVFIDWSQNNAAKTTIAPYSLRGRAQPWVAAPRTWDELADPGLRHLLFDEVLERLASIGDPLARLGFHAGARDAPHGPLAAYIAKRDGARTPEPVPVNALGATTSVGDRPRFVIQEHHASRLHWDLRLERDGVMVSWAVPRGIPSSTARNNLAVQTEDHPMEYAEFEGTIPRGQYGAGTMTIWDDGRYDLEKWRDDEIIFTLEGRPGGPLGRVRLVLIRTDGAGEKSTWLLHRMKTDAAGRPQPEGDTVAASEQADEHDGFHVSPAQAAEASSTRSSAERRDSRPDAGTGIDVPPAALPQPGSADTAGTMPPPPSELRPMLATAATPGIARATARRWGERGGHAWAEVKWDGVRAVGIWDGKRLRLRARSGSDITAKYPELTEHDPGWGSTPAVVDGEIVALDERGRPSFPLLQNRMNLSRPEEIRREAPRTPVRYHLFDLLALDGRDAAPLPLAQRRELLEAVAAASEGPIDVPPVFDDTDEALAMSERFGLEGIVVKDPASTYRRGERSDRWLKVKLTRTQEVVIGGIRPGRGGRTGSIGSLLVGIPSPDGLRYAGRVGSGFSDATLARLETLLMPLRTDDQPFTDVPAADASDALWVRPETVGEVEFAEFTPGGILRQARWRGLRTDKSPADVRREP is encoded by the coding sequence ATGACCCAGGATTCGCGGCCGCCGGCCGCGCCCGGTCCCCAGACCGTGCGCATCGACGGTCGTCGGCTGCGCCTGACGAACCTCGACAAGGTGCTGTACCCGCAGACCGGGACGACCAAGGGCGAGGTCATCGACTACGTCACGCGTGCCGCGTCCGCGATGATCCCGCACCTGATCGGGCGTCCGGTCACACGCAAGCGCTGGCCGGACGGGGTCGAGGCGCCGTCCTTCTTCGCCAAGGATCTCGAGGCGGGCGCCCCGTCATGGGTGAGGCGGATGCCGATCCCCCACTCGACCGGCACCAAGGAGTACCCGCTCGTCGGCGATGCGCCCACGCTCGTCTACCTCGCCCAGGTGGCGAGCCTCGAGCTGCATGTTCCGCAGTGGCGTTTCACTGCCGACGGGACTCCGGGGCGTCCCGACCGGCTCGTGCTCGATCTCGACCCGGGCCCGGGCACGGGCCTCGCCGAGTGCGCCGAGGTCGCCCGCTGGGCCCGCGAGATCCTGCAGGGCATGGGGCTGGAGCCGCTGCCGGTGACCAGCGGCAGCAAGGGCATCCACCTGTATGCGGCGCTTCCGGGATCGCAGACCGCTGACGAGGTCTCCCTGGTCGCCCGCGAGCTCGCCCGGGCCATCGAGGCCGATCACCCGGATCTCACCGTCAGCCAGATGGCCAGGTCCGAACGGCCAGGCAAGGTCTTCATCGACTGGAGCCAGAACAACGCCGCCAAGACGACCATCGCCCCGTACTCGCTGCGCGGGCGGGCGCAGCCGTGGGTCGCCGCCCCCCGGACGTGGGACGAGCTGGCCGATCCCGGGCTTCGCCATCTGCTCTTCGACGAGGTCCTCGAGCGTCTCGCGTCGATCGGGGACCCGCTCGCACGGCTGGGCTTCCATGCCGGGGCGCGGGACGCGCCGCACGGACCGCTCGCGGCCTACATCGCCAAACGCGATGGGGCGCGCACGCCCGAGCCCGTACCGGTGAACGCCCTGGGCGCGACGACGTCGGTCGGCGACAGACCGCGCTTCGTGATCCAGGAGCACCACGCCTCGCGCCTGCACTGGGACCTGAGGCTCGAGCGGGACGGCGTCATGGTCAGCTGGGCGGTGCCGCGCGGCATCCCGTCCTCCACGGCGCGCAACAACCTCGCCGTGCAGACCGAGGATCACCCGATGGAGTACGCCGAGTTCGAGGGCACCATCCCGCGCGGGCAGTACGGCGCGGGCACGATGACGATCTGGGACGACGGGCGATACGACCTCGAGAAATGGCGCGACGACGAGATCATCTTCACGCTCGAGGGACGGCCCGGCGGGCCTCTCGGCCGCGTGCGGCTGGTCCTGATCCGCACCGACGGCGCCGGCGAGAAGTCGACGTGGCTGCTCCATCGCATGAAGACGGATGCCGCCGGCCGCCCGCAGCCCGAGGGCGACACCGTCGCCGCGAGCGAGCAGGCGGATGAGCACGACGGGTTCCACGTCTCCCCCGCGCAGGCGGCGGAGGCATCGTCGACCCGATCGTCCGCGGAGCGCCGAGACTCGCGGCCCGACGCCGGCACGGGAATCGACGTCCCCCCGGCGGCCCTCCCTCAGCCCGGGAGCGCGGACACCGCCGGCACGATGCCGCCCCCGCCGTCCGAGCTTCGGCCCATGCTCGCCACAGCGGCGACGCCGGGCATCGCGCGCGCGACGGCCCGGCGGTGGGGCGAGCGCGGCGGTCACGCGTGGGCCGAGGTCAAGTGGGACGGCGTGCGCGCGGTCGGCATATGGGACGGCAAGCGGCTCCGCCTGCGGGCCCGCAGCGGCAGCGACATCACCGCCAAGTACCCCGAGCTCACCGAGCACGACCCGGGCTGGGGCTCGACCCCTGCCGTCGTCGACGGCGAGATCGTGGCGCTCGACGAGCGCGGCCGCCCCAGCTTCCCGCTGCTGCAGAACCGCATGAACCTGTCGCGCCCCGAAGAGATCCGGCGAGAGGCGCCGCGCACCCCGGTGCGCTACCACCTGTTCGACCTCCTCGCCCTCGACGGGCGGGATGCGGCGCCGCTCCCGCTCGCGCAGCGCCGTGAGCTGCTCGAAGCGGTCGCCGCGGCGTCCGAGGGCCCGATCGACGTGCCGCCGGTGTTCGATGACACCGACGAGGCCCTGGCGATGAGCGAGCGCTTCGGGCTCGAGGGCATCGTCGTGAAGGACCCGGCCTCGACCTACCGCCGCGGCGAACGCTCCGACCGCTGGCTCAAGGTCAAGCTGACCCGCACGCAGGAGGTCGTGATCGGCGGCATCCGCCCCGGCAGGGGCGGGCGCACCGGGTCGATCGGCTCGCTGCTGGTGGGCATCCCGTCACCGGACGGACTGCGCTACGCCGGCCGCGTGGGCTCCGGTTTCAGCGATGCGACGCTCGCGCGCCTCGAGACGCTCCTCATGCCGCTCCGCACGGACGATCAGCCGTTCACCGACGTGCCCGCAGCCGACGCATCGGATGCGCTGTGGGTGCGGCCCGAGACCGTCGGCGAGGTGGAGTTCGCCGAGTTCACCCCGGGTGGGATCCTTCGCCAGGCACGCTGGCGCGGCCTCCGCACGGACAAGTCGCCGGCCGACGTCCGACGGGAGCCATGA
- the rph gene encoding ribonuclease PH, protein MSDITRADGRAVDQLRPITIERGWSSQAEGSALISFGGTKVLCTASFTNGVPRWLTGKGKGWVTAEYAMLPRATNTRGDRESVKGKIGGRTHEISRLIGRALRAVVDTKALGENTIVIDCDVLQADGGTRTAAITGAYVALADAIEWGRKKKFIGQKSTVLFDSVAAVSVGIIDGEPMLDLAYVEDVRAETDMNVVVTGRGLFVEVQGTAEGAPFDKRELDALLELGVNGCGELRDLQAATLAETAGE, encoded by the coding sequence ATGAGCGACATCACCCGAGCAGACGGACGCGCGGTCGACCAGCTTCGGCCGATCACGATCGAGCGCGGTTGGAGCAGCCAGGCCGAGGGATCGGCTCTCATCTCGTTCGGCGGCACCAAGGTGCTGTGCACCGCCTCGTTCACCAACGGCGTGCCGCGCTGGCTCACCGGCAAGGGCAAGGGCTGGGTCACCGCCGAGTACGCCATGCTTCCCCGGGCCACCAACACCCGCGGCGATCGCGAGAGCGTCAAGGGGAAGATCGGCGGGCGCACGCACGAGATCTCGCGTCTGATCGGCCGGGCCCTGCGCGCCGTCGTCGACACCAAGGCGCTCGGCGAGAACACCATCGTCATCGACTGCGACGTGCTGCAGGCCGACGGCGGAACCCGCACCGCGGCGATCACGGGCGCCTACGTCGCCCTCGCCGACGCGATCGAGTGGGGACGGAAGAAGAAGTTCATCGGCCAGAAGTCCACGGTGCTGTTCGACTCCGTCGCGGCCGTGTCGGTCGGGATCATCGATGGCGAGCCGATGCTCGACCTCGCCTACGTCGAGGACGTGCGCGCCGAGACCGACATGAACGTCGTCGTCACCGGACGCGGTCTGTTCGTCGAGGTGCAGGGCACCGCCGAGGGGGCGCCGTTCGACAAGCGCGAGCTCGACGCGCTGCTCGAGCTCGGCGTGAACGGATGCGGCGAGCTGCGCGACCTTCAGGCCGCCACGCTGGCCGAGACCGCGGGAGAGTGA
- the rdgB gene encoding RdgB/HAM1 family non-canonical purine NTP pyrophosphatase produces MAQQIVLATHNPHKVEEFQAIVAQARPDLTVIGYDGPEPVEDGVTFAANALLKARTAAAHTGLPALADDSGICVDVLGGAPGVFSAYWAGHAKDAAANLDLLLDQLSDIGDPHRGAQFVSTIALVVPGEGDAEHVVEGRWRGRLARAASGGGGFGYDPIFIPDGQPAGAERTVGEWSAEEKNGASHRSRAFTELVPLLATL; encoded by the coding sequence ATGGCTCAGCAGATCGTCCTGGCCACGCACAATCCGCACAAGGTCGAGGAGTTCCAGGCGATCGTCGCGCAGGCGCGCCCGGACCTGACGGTCATCGGCTACGACGGACCCGAACCGGTCGAGGACGGCGTGACGTTCGCCGCCAACGCGCTGCTGAAGGCGCGGACAGCGGCAGCGCACACCGGGCTGCCGGCGCTGGCCGACGACTCGGGCATCTGCGTCGACGTGCTCGGCGGTGCGCCGGGTGTCTTCTCGGCGTACTGGGCCGGCCACGCGAAGGACGCCGCGGCGAATCTGGACCTTCTGCTGGATCAGCTCTCGGACATCGGCGACCCTCACCGCGGCGCGCAGTTCGTCTCCACCATCGCTCTCGTCGTGCCGGGTGAGGGCGACGCCGAGCACGTCGTCGAGGGACGCTGGCGCGGCCGCCTCGCGCGCGCGGCGTCGGGGGGCGGCGGGTTCGGCTACGACCCGATCTTCATCCCCGACGGCCAGCCGGCAGGCGCCGAGCGCACGGTCGGCGAGTGGTCGGCCGAGGAGAAGAACGGCGCGTCGCACCGTTCCCGCGCGTTCACGGAGCTCGTCCCGCTGCTCGCGACGCTGTGA
- a CDS encoding nicotinate phosphoribosyltransferase, with amino-acid sequence MTTPRQSLSGGAPSTALHTDRYELTMLDAALRDGTAARRCVFELFGRRLPGGRRFGVVAGTGRLLSLLRDFRFGDDELRYLRDERVVDAETIAFLEGYRFSGTVTGYREGELYFPGSPVLTVESTFAEAVVLETLALSVLNHDSAIATAAARMSIAAGDRPLAEMGSRRAAEHAAVAAARAAYIAGFSATSNLEAGRTWGIPTMGTAAHAWTLLHDTEEDAFRAQIATLGTDTTLLIDTYDIPTGVATAVRVGGTALGGVRIDSGDLPTVAAAVRAQLDSLGARSTRITVTSDLDEYAIAALAASPVDAYGVGTQLVTGSGTPTAGMVYKLVARQDSAGGWVGVAKSSADKGSRGGRKAAFRTLADGTATSELIAVSDGFEDLDTPDGHAGARALQVPLVVGGDVEDAFEGHAGVEAARAHHAAVRAELPVQALGLSRSEPAIPTVYADAAG; translated from the coding sequence ATGACCACGCCTCGGCAGTCTCTGAGCGGCGGCGCGCCCAGCACGGCCCTTCACACCGACCGCTACGAGCTGACGATGCTCGATGCCGCCCTGCGGGACGGGACCGCCGCGCGGCGGTGCGTCTTCGAGCTGTTCGGGCGCAGACTCCCCGGCGGGCGGCGGTTCGGCGTCGTCGCCGGCACCGGCCGCCTGCTGTCGCTGCTGCGTGACTTCCGCTTCGGCGACGACGAGCTGCGCTACCTGCGGGACGAGCGCGTCGTGGATGCCGAGACCATCGCCTTCCTCGAGGGGTACCGGTTCTCGGGAACGGTCACCGGCTACCGCGAGGGCGAGCTGTATTTCCCCGGTTCGCCCGTGCTGACGGTCGAGAGCACGTTCGCCGAAGCCGTCGTGCTCGAGACCCTCGCGCTGAGCGTGCTCAACCACGACTCCGCGATCGCGACCGCGGCGGCACGCATGAGCATCGCCGCCGGAGACCGCCCGCTGGCCGAGATGGGCTCGCGCCGCGCGGCCGAGCACGCCGCCGTCGCGGCCGCGCGCGCGGCGTACATCGCCGGGTTCTCGGCGACGAGCAACCTCGAGGCCGGCCGCACGTGGGGCATCCCGACGATGGGAACCGCCGCGCACGCGTGGACGCTGCTGCACGACACCGAGGAGGACGCCTTCCGCGCCCAGATCGCGACGCTCGGCACCGACACAACCCTGCTGATCGACACCTACGACATCCCCACGGGCGTGGCGACGGCCGTGCGCGTCGGCGGCACCGCGCTCGGGGGCGTTCGCATCGACTCGGGCGACCTGCCCACGGTGGCGGCGGCCGTGCGCGCGCAGCTGGACTCCCTCGGCGCGCGGTCCACCCGCATCACCGTCACGAGCGACCTCGACGAGTACGCGATCGCCGCTCTCGCGGCCTCGCCCGTCGACGCCTACGGGGTGGGCACCCAGCTGGTCACCGGGTCGGGCACGCCCACGGCGGGCATGGTCTACAAGCTCGTCGCACGCCAGGATTCCGCCGGCGGATGGGTCGGGGTCGCCAAGTCGTCGGCCGACAAGGGATCGCGGGGCGGACGGAAGGCCGCCTTCCGAACCCTGGCGGACGGCACGGCGACGAGCGAGCTGATCGCCGTCTCGGACGGCTTCGAGGACCTCGACACGCCGGACGGGCATGCGGGCGCCCGTGCGCTGCAGGTGCCGCTGGTCGTCGGCGGCGACGTGGAGGACGCCTTCGAGGGCCACGCGGGCGTCGAAGCGGCGCGTGCGCATCATGCCGCCGTCCGCGCGGAGCTGCCCGTGCAGGCGCTCGGACTCAGCCGGTCGGAGCCGGCGATCCCGACGGTCTACGCGGACGCCGCGGGCTGA
- a CDS encoding TIR domain-containing protein — translation MSLFISYSSVDTAAVGALERNLESFGKSVWRDDEILGGEVWWAAILEQIRGCEVFVFALSPNSLESDPCQYEYEYARALGLPILPVEIGDVPPAERRNHAIYREQLIDYRNPTAETAIQLVRAISELEGTRRPLPDPLPEAPPIPYEYLLRLSAVIRAKEPIPYAEQRDLIRQFREALDRERNESVRESAFSLLRALGDRPETSRSVTAEIEELIAKAATAPTSRDAAVTPPSAPVIVPTPTEPPVRREPNPTSPPTKAPAGTAARKPPVAAAPTAAGSRTGDASAAGATTAPHTPTTPHPTSPPASGSRTSPPPSGAPTSPPPSGSRSTPPGWFADPRGPAGQKRYWDGTHWTEHTHADAPTGPPPGTAASAHPASPPVRPATAQPAKKSDSNLWSVLGIVFGAITLIPIIGWVTWVAALAFAIVAGVRKERLWVVSLVVAILGCILGFVILMVIAYAAP, via the coding sequence ATGTCGCTGTTCATCTCGTACTCGAGCGTCGATACGGCGGCCGTGGGCGCGCTCGAGCGCAACCTCGAGTCGTTCGGCAAGAGCGTGTGGCGCGACGACGAGATCCTCGGCGGCGAAGTCTGGTGGGCGGCGATCCTCGAGCAGATCCGCGGGTGCGAGGTCTTCGTCTTCGCGCTGTCGCCGAACTCGCTCGAATCCGACCCGTGCCAGTACGAGTACGAGTACGCGCGCGCCCTGGGGCTGCCGATCCTTCCGGTCGAGATCGGCGACGTGCCGCCCGCGGAGCGACGCAACCACGCCATCTACCGCGAGCAGCTCATCGACTACCGCAACCCGACGGCCGAGACGGCGATCCAGCTGGTGCGGGCGATCAGCGAGCTCGAAGGCACGCGACGGCCGCTGCCGGACCCGCTTCCCGAGGCGCCGCCGATCCCGTACGAGTACCTGCTGCGCCTGAGCGCGGTCATCCGCGCGAAGGAGCCGATCCCGTATGCCGAGCAGCGCGACCTGATCCGCCAGTTCCGTGAGGCGCTGGATCGCGAGCGGAACGAGTCGGTGCGCGAGAGCGCGTTCAGCCTGCTGCGGGCGCTCGGCGACCGACCCGAGACCAGTCGCAGCGTCACCGCCGAGATCGAGGAGCTCATCGCGAAGGCCGCTACCGCACCGACGTCCCGCGACGCTGCGGTGACGCCGCCGTCCGCGCCGGTGATCGTGCCGACACCGACCGAGCCGCCGGTGCGCCGCGAGCCGAACCCGACGTCGCCGCCGACCAAGGCCCCGGCCGGGACCGCCGCGCGGAAGCCGCCCGTCGCGGCGGCGCCGACGGCTGCGGGGTCGAGGACCGGAGACGCCTCAGCCGCCGGAGCCACGACGGCACCGCATACGCCGACGACACCGCATCCGACGTCGCCGCCGGCGTCGGGCTCGCGGACCTCGCCGCCGCCGTCGGGCGCACCGACCTCGCCGCCGCCGTCCGGCTCGCGGAGCACGCCGCCCGGATGGTTCGCCGACCCCCGCGGCCCGGCCGGTCAGAAGCGCTACTGGGATGGCACGCATTGGACCGAGCACACGCATGCCGACGCGCCGACGGGCCCGCCGCCGGGCACCGCGGCGTCAGCGCATCCGGCATCGCCGCCGGTGCGCCCGGCGACGGCGCAGCCCGCGAAGAAGTCCGACAGCAACCTGTGGTCGGTGCTCGGGATCGTGTTCGGCGCGATCACCCTCATCCCGATCATCGGCTGGGTGACGTGGGTCGCGGCGCTCGCGTTCGCGATCGTCGCCGGGGTCCGCAAGGAGCGCCTGTGGGTGGTGTCGCTGGTCGTCGCGATCCTCGGCTGCATCCTCGGGTTCGTCATCCTCATGGTGATCGCCTACGCCGCGCCGTAG
- a CDS encoding Ku protein yields MRAIWKGALTFGLVNVPVKVYSATEDHDVPLHQVHNADGGRIRYQRICEIDGEVVPYADIDRAYDDGERTVILTKEDFASLPAERSREIDVVQFVPSEQVDLLTLDKPYYLEPDSQSPKAYVLLRKTLEQTDRTAIVRFSLRQKTRLAALRVRGDVLVLQTLLWGDEVREAAFPSLDEPVKISAKELELSASLVESFSGDFDASEYSDEYQDELRTLIEAKLDKGDALDTSETFGERGEEESGGEVIDLMAALRASVERSRAAREGGAGDQAAEPRGDDAAPEPEKPKKKKSAKAS; encoded by the coding sequence GTGAGAGCGATCTGGAAGGGTGCGCTGACGTTCGGGCTCGTGAACGTCCCGGTCAAGGTGTACTCCGCGACCGAGGACCACGACGTGCCCCTGCATCAGGTGCACAACGCCGACGGCGGCCGCATCCGCTACCAGCGCATCTGCGAGATCGACGGCGAGGTCGTCCCGTACGCCGACATCGACCGCGCGTACGACGACGGCGAGCGCACGGTGATCCTCACGAAGGAGGACTTCGCGTCGCTGCCGGCCGAGCGCAGTCGCGAGATCGACGTCGTGCAGTTCGTGCCGAGCGAGCAGGTGGATCTGCTGACGCTCGACAAGCCGTACTACCTCGAACCCGATTCGCAGTCGCCCAAGGCGTACGTGCTGCTGCGCAAGACGCTCGAGCAGACCGACCGCACCGCGATCGTGCGCTTCTCGCTGCGGCAGAAGACGCGGCTGGCGGCTCTCCGGGTGCGCGGAGACGTCCTCGTACTCCAGACGCTGCTGTGGGGCGACGAGGTCCGCGAGGCGGCATTCCCGTCGCTGGACGAGCCGGTGAAGATCTCGGCGAAGGAGCTGGAGCTGTCGGCGTCGCTGGTCGAGAGCTTCTCGGGCGACTTCGACGCGTCCGAGTACTCCGATGAGTACCAGGACGAGCTGCGCACGCTGATCGAGGCGAAGCTCGACAAGGGTGACGCGCTCGACACCTCCGAGACGTTCGGTGAGCGCGGTGAGGAGGAGTCCGGCGGCGAGGTCATCGACCTGATGGCGGCGCTGCGGGCCAGCGTCGAGCGTTCGCGTGCGGCACGCGAGGGTGGGGCGGGCGACCAAGCGGCCGAGCCCCGGGGCGACGACGCCGCGCCGGAGCCCGAGAAGCCGAAGAAGAAGAAGTCCGCCAAGGCGTCCTGA